A window of the Arachis duranensis cultivar V14167 chromosome 5, aradu.V14167.gnm2.J7QH, whole genome shotgun sequence genome harbors these coding sequences:
- the LOC107491237 gene encoding amino acid transporter AVT6B, producing MTLYEKNNEQQQQQQHTTILVNNEQTPLLLPNKISKTKTGGPYNEPPAASFTGAVFNLSTTIIGAGIMALPATMKVLGLALGVGAIAILAVLAEYSLDVLMRFSKVGNAVTYSQVMESAFGRVGRRLFQICIFVNNFGILVVYMIIIGDVLSGTSTTGIHHFGVLDGWFGEHWWTMRTFVLLMTTLFVLAPLAFFKQIDSLRYTSAIAVALALVFLVILVGITFLKLFNGGITTPRLLPTITDMNSIWNLFTAVPILVNAFVCHSNVHTINMELQDSSRIQPVVRASLTLSSVIYILTAIFGFLLFGESTLDDVLANFDVDLGIPYSSLLNDIVRISYAFHLMLVFPVIFFSLRFNFDEFIFASSKSLNATKYKFVSTTVVLVALVYIAANFMPSIWYALQFTGATATVCIGFVFPAAISIRDPHGIATEKDKILSIVMIVLAVFSNSLAIYSNAASMSGITS from the exons ATGACACTGTATGAGAAAAACaatgaacaacaacaacaacaacaacacacCACTATCCTAGTGAACAACGAACAAACTCCTCTTCTACTACCAAACAAGATATCAAAGACAAAGACCGGCGGCCCCTATAATGAGCCGCCGGCCGCATCATTTACAGGGGCCGTGTTCAATTTGTCGACCACCATCATTGGCGCCGGGATCATGGCCTTACCGGCAACCATGAAGGTTCTAGGCCTTGCCTTGGGGGTTGGTGCCATTGCCATTCTTGCTGTTCTTGCTGAGTACTCTTTGGATGTTCTGATGAGGTTCAGCAAAGTGGGGAATGCCGTAACTTATTCTCAAGTCATGGAATCTGCATTTGGACGTGTTGGAAGAAGGTTGTTCCAGATATGTATCTTTGTCAACAATTTCGGGATACTTGTTGTCTACATGATTATAATTG GCGATGTGCTATCCGGAACTTCGACAACTGGAATTCATCATTTTGGTGTATTAGACGGATGGTTTGGTGAACATTGGTGGACTATGCGAACTTTTGTTCTTCTTATGACAACGCTTTTTGTTCTTGCACCACTGGCATTCTTTAAGCAAATAG ATTCACTGCGATATACTTCTGCTATTGCAGTAGCTTTGGCACTTGTTTTTCTAGTCATACTTGTGGGAATCACAttcctaaaattatttaatggcGGCATAACTACTCCGAGATTGCTTCCAACTATTACAGACATGAATTCTATATGGAATCTCTTTACAGCCGTTCCAATTCTTGTGAATGCATTTGTTTGCCATTCCAATG TGCATACAATAAACATGGAGCTACAAGATTCTTCCCGAATCCAGCCAGTTGTGCGTGCATCATTGACTTTGAGTTCAGTTATCTATATTCTTACCGCCATATTTGGATTCCTTTTATTTGGCGAGTCAACGCTTGACGACGTTCTCGCCAACTTCGACGTTGACCTGGGAATCCCATACAGCAGTCTACTGAACGACATTGTTCGCATTAGTTATGCCTTCCACCTAATGCTTGTCTTCCCTGTTATCTTCTTTTCGCTACGGTttaactttgatgaatttaTCTTTGCTTCATCTAAGTCTTTGAATGCAACTAAGTATAAGTTTGTTTCTACCACCGTTGTACTCGTTGCTTTAGTGTATATAGCTGCAAATTTTATGCCTAGCATATGGTATGCTCTACAATTCACAGGAGCAACTGCCACAGTTTGCATAGGCTTTGTTTTCCCGGCTGCAATATCTATAAG GGATCCTCATGGAATTGCAACAGAGAAGGATAAGATTTTATCCATTGTCATGATTGTTCTTGCTGTGTTCTCAAACAGTTTGGCCATATACAGTAATGCAGCTTCCATGTCTGGAATAACATCTTAA